A genomic region of Alicyclobacillus sp. SO9 contains the following coding sequences:
- a CDS encoding metal-sensitive transcriptional regulator, with product MEYNNQIKNRLRRIEGQVRGVIGMMDQSKDCKDVVNQLSAIRSAVDRVIMYTVGENMQYCIREELENGGESTDKVLEEAIQLLMKSR from the coding sequence ATGGAATATAACAATCAGATAAAAAATCGTTTGCGCCGAATCGAGGGTCAGGTTCGCGGGGTCATTGGCATGATGGATCAAAGCAAAGATTGTAAAGACGTTGTGAACCAACTGTCTGCGATTCGCTCTGCTGTTGACCGGGTAATTATGTATACGGTAGGCGAGAATATGCAGTACTGTATTCGGGAAGAATTGGAGAACGGCGGGGAATCAACGGACAAGGTTCTCGAAGAAGCGATTCAGTTATTGATGAAAAGCCGCTAA
- a CDS encoding DUF1292 domain-containing protein → MSCSCGQDSCSCSAPQYLYLKDEAGIPHEFYIADNLTVAHQKYVFLAGTDADDQYALLKVIETENGQQHYENIVDESEWDRLKELLFS, encoded by the coding sequence ATGTCGTGTTCCTGTGGACAAGACAGTTGTTCATGCTCTGCACCACAATACCTTTATCTTAAGGATGAGGCAGGCATACCGCATGAATTCTATATTGCGGACAATTTGACTGTCGCACATCAAAAATATGTATTTCTTGCCGGCACCGATGCTGATGACCAATACGCCCTCTTGAAGGTTATTGAGACCGAAAACGGACAACAGCACTACGAAAATATTGTGGACGAAAGCGAGTGGGATCGCCTCAAGGAACTGCTGTTCAGCTAA
- a CDS encoding cation:proton antiporter: MGHTYNSLFFVTVAALLSPWLSIHGFRGFIPSVVLEIILGFLIGPHALGIATSTQGISFLATFGFSYLMFLSGIEMDFDLLFQKPKEGGRPPWLRGLVYFLITTAISFVVAFGLYRLHVTSHIWIITLLLSTTSVGIVTPALKEAGWISFDFGQETLLYALMADVFTLVFFTGYITLHTTGNAFSFLLIMVLLLFFVAVWRLLHLAQRLRLFHAVENATSEIGLRFAFALILAFLAFSESLGTEVVIGAFLAGAIVSLLSEKHSLLTNKLNSIGYGFLIPIFFVDVGLRFNFQSLAGTRNFVLAMIIFLVVMYVNKLLPSWILMRRFPVSQRIGSGFLLSSRLSLTIAASQIGEQTGLISHAMANGFILLSVTTCLVSPAAFTRILKKMPLPGIPETEKPPEKLQINSDTLPPGWVIDQIEVRSRMMDDIPMRILHLPQEVLFLSIIRGDERIIPRGHTHLEQFDVVQVMGEPDCISQIRYLFHGDISLHDACLKE, from the coding sequence ATGGGACACACCTATAACTCGTTGTTTTTTGTCACGGTTGCTGCACTTCTAAGTCCGTGGCTCTCGATTCACGGGTTTCGCGGATTCATTCCAAGTGTAGTGCTGGAAATCATCCTTGGTTTTCTGATTGGCCCACATGCATTAGGTATTGCGACCTCCACACAGGGAATCAGCTTCTTGGCTACCTTTGGTTTCTCATATTTGATGTTTCTGTCCGGTATTGAAATGGACTTTGACTTGCTCTTCCAAAAACCAAAAGAAGGCGGAAGACCGCCATGGCTCCGGGGACTTGTTTATTTTCTCATCACAACCGCTATCTCCTTTGTCGTCGCCTTTGGATTATACCGGCTTCATGTCACAAGCCACATATGGATTATCACACTGCTCCTCAGTACAACCTCTGTTGGTATCGTTACACCAGCACTTAAAGAAGCCGGTTGGATAAGTTTTGACTTTGGCCAAGAGACCCTTCTCTACGCGTTAATGGCCGATGTGTTTACGTTAGTGTTTTTCACTGGATACATTACACTGCATACCACCGGAAATGCGTTCAGTTTTCTGCTCATCATGGTTCTTTTACTGTTTTTCGTTGCAGTATGGAGGCTCTTGCACTTGGCGCAGAGGCTGAGATTGTTTCATGCAGTTGAGAATGCAACCAGTGAAATTGGACTGCGCTTCGCGTTCGCCCTAATTCTGGCGTTCCTGGCGTTCTCGGAGTCGCTGGGAACGGAAGTGGTGATTGGCGCCTTTTTAGCTGGAGCCATCGTCTCCTTATTGTCTGAAAAGCACTCCCTGTTAACCAATAAGTTAAATTCCATCGGTTATGGATTTCTCATTCCAATTTTCTTCGTTGACGTCGGACTGAGATTCAATTTTCAATCCCTGGCAGGCACGAGAAACTTTGTACTGGCCATGATAATCTTCTTGGTCGTAATGTATGTCAACAAATTGCTTCCTTCATGGATTCTGATGCGGCGATTTCCAGTAAGTCAACGAATTGGCAGCGGATTTCTTCTCAGTTCCCGATTGAGTCTTACCATCGCAGCCAGTCAAATTGGTGAGCAGACCGGGCTTATTTCCCACGCTATGGCAAATGGTTTTATCCTATTGTCCGTCACAACGTGTCTCGTGTCACCAGCAGCATTCACCCGAATCTTGAAGAAAATGCCCCTGCCGGGAATACCAGAGACAGAAAAGCCTCCGGAAAAGCTGCAGATCAACAGCGATACACTGCCGCCGGGCTGGGTAATTGATCAAATCGAAGTCCGATCCCGGATGATGGATGACATCCCCATGCGCATCCTCCATCTCCCTCAGGAGGTACTATTTTTGTCCATCATTCGCGGTGATGAACGCATTATCCCGCGCGGACATACCCATTTGGAACAGTTTGACGTTGTGCAAGTCATGGGTGAGCCAGATTGCATCAGCCAAATTCGTTATCTGTTTCACGGGGATATCAGCCTTCATGACGCTTGCCTGAAGGAATAG
- a CDS encoding Hsp20/alpha crystallin family protein, with translation MNNNFNPFESLKQLGQLRQFQKMFGQDFFKNMPMPDMAGTDFEMPFFNGDSSEFPRADVYEQGSEVVAVLEIPGLNKSTDVSLSVRPNKLYVRGSISNLGVSNDKVLLTERHHGSFDREINLPVTVLPDTVRASYKNGLLEVYMLKEDDHSDRPTDSIPIDFA, from the coding sequence ATGAACAATAATTTCAATCCATTCGAGTCATTGAAGCAATTGGGACAACTGCGTCAGTTTCAAAAAATGTTTGGTCAGGATTTCTTTAAAAATATGCCTATGCCGGACATGGCAGGGACAGACTTTGAAATGCCGTTTTTCAATGGGGACTCTTCAGAATTCCCGAGGGCGGATGTATATGAGCAGGGCAGTGAGGTAGTGGCTGTTCTTGAGATACCGGGACTGAATAAGAGTACAGATGTTTCCCTGTCCGTTCGACCGAACAAGCTCTATGTAAGAGGCAGCATTTCTAACCTGGGGGTATCCAACGACAAGGTCCTCTTGACGGAACGACATCATGGTTCTTTCGATCGCGAAATTAACTTGCCAGTAACAGTGCTGCCTGACACAGTGCGCGCTTCATATAAGAATGGGTTACTTGAGGTTTACATGTTAAAAGAGGACGACCACAGTGATCGTCCTACAGATTCCATTCCTATTGATTTTGCCTGA
- a CDS encoding aminopeptidase P family protein, producing MTTTFYAERRHRVAASLPDEAMLILFSGQALTKSHDAEYQFHPNRNFLYLTGLDKQNMVLVMQKQNEEVSTHLFIERPEPDKEKWTGFRMRTEEAKSVSGISDVQYVDSFEAYLGRQFYFGRYRSVYLDFERLQWDADESKAAHFAKELQQRYAYLRIDNIHPTLAGMRTIKSDEEIEKVKRAISITYDGIDNLIRHAKPGMKEYELQAHYDYILGKNGEREPAFDSIVASGSNAVVLHYVENSDTANDGDLVLLDMGAQSDYYSGDISRTFPVNGKFTERQRQIYDIVLKAQLAVIQFIEPGLTLTALNEKTKQVLAEELQGIGLIQNEEELSQYYYHGVSHHMGLDTHDACNNSAKLQPGMIVTVEPGLYIAEEGIGIRIEDDVLVTETGCEVLSSQIPKAPEEIEAWVGTAK from the coding sequence ATGACAACGACATTTTATGCGGAACGCAGACACAGGGTTGCAGCGTCACTCCCCGATGAGGCAATGCTCATTTTGTTTTCGGGGCAAGCTCTGACAAAAAGTCATGACGCAGAGTACCAATTCCATCCCAACCGTAATTTTCTCTATTTGACAGGACTAGATAAACAAAATATGGTGTTGGTCATGCAGAAACAAAACGAGGAGGTCTCCACACACCTGTTTATAGAACGTCCTGAGCCCGATAAGGAGAAATGGACAGGCTTTCGCATGCGCACAGAAGAAGCGAAGAGTGTGTCTGGAATCAGTGATGTTCAATATGTGGACAGCTTTGAAGCATACTTGGGACGACAGTTCTATTTCGGAAGGTATCGCAGTGTTTATCTTGATTTTGAGCGGCTTCAATGGGATGCTGACGAATCCAAGGCGGCTCATTTTGCCAAGGAACTGCAACAACGCTATGCATACTTGCGTATTGATAATATTCATCCGACCTTGGCTGGCATGCGCACGATTAAATCAGATGAGGAGATTGAAAAGGTCAAGAGAGCCATTTCAATCACCTATGACGGTATTGATAATTTGATAAGGCATGCGAAACCAGGGATGAAGGAATACGAGCTTCAAGCTCATTATGATTACATACTTGGGAAAAACGGGGAACGCGAACCAGCCTTTGACTCCATCGTTGCCAGTGGAAGCAATGCGGTTGTATTGCACTATGTTGAAAACTCAGACACGGCCAATGATGGCGATCTCGTTTTACTCGACATGGGTGCACAGTCAGACTACTACAGTGGTGACATATCCAGGACTTTTCCTGTGAATGGGAAATTCACGGAGCGACAGCGTCAGATCTATGACATTGTCTTAAAGGCACAGTTGGCAGTCATTCAATTTATCGAGCCAGGCCTAACCTTGACTGCACTCAATGAAAAAACCAAACAGGTGCTTGCAGAAGAGTTACAGGGCATTGGCCTCATTCAGAACGAGGAAGAACTCAGTCAGTATTACTATCACGGCGTTAGTCACCACATGGGACTGGACACTCATGATGCCTGTAACAACAGTGCCAAGTTGCAACCCGGTATGATTGTAACGGTTGAACCTGGCTTGTATATTGCGGAAGAAGGAATTGGCATCCGGATTGAAGACGATGTCCTGGTGACTGAGACGGGGTGTGAAGTGCTGTCTTCACAGATTCCCAAAGCGCCGGAAGAGATTGAGGCATGGGTCGGAACGGCGAAATAA
- a CDS encoding ATP-dependent Clp protease ATP-binding subunit produces the protein MLCQECKTNQATIELHVQFNHEKEKLHLCTSCYEKITSGAKSPAASFSFGSSPLDDLLGGFFASGQPGMSGTSQGMPQQGPPAGNGGGGVLDEFGRDLSSLVRNGKIDPVIGRDKEVARVIEILNRRNKNNPVLIGEPGVGKTAIAEGLALKIAEGDVPSKLKGKQIYALDVSSLVADTGIRGQFEQRMRQLISELEQRPNVILFIDEVHLLVGAGSAQGSMDAGNILKPALARGEIQVVGATTLKEYKAIEKDAALERRFQPIMVSEPTIAEATAILEGLQQQYEKYHHVRYTDDALRACVTLSNRYIQDRFLPDKAIDLMDEAGSKANLTLAGDNGEDLTLQLEQTVKRKQEATKNEQYELAAKLRDEEEKLRRKLNEAAPQTQTAEVTLAQIQQIVEEKTGIPVQKLQQSEQNRLKDLDSRLGEKVIGQRDAVKKVAKAIRRSRAGLKAANRPIGSFLFVGPTGVGKTELARQLAEELFGTKDAMIRLDMSEYMEKHSVSKLIGSPPGYVGYDEAGQLTERVRRKPYSLVLLDEIEKAHPDVQHMFLQIMEDGRLTDSQGRVVSFKDTLIIMTSNAGVVDRKAAVGFGVDEEQSKSQNHLSALGMFFKPEFLNRFDAVIEFESLHEEELRKIVDLLLADVRTNLSEQGIALSWSDEVARHIGLKGYHPAYGARPLRRMIQEIVEDPIADLLLDEEKVNEIILQVVDNQVTLESK, from the coding sequence ATGCTGTGTCAAGAATGCAAAACAAATCAAGCTACAATCGAACTTCATGTGCAATTTAATCACGAAAAGGAAAAACTCCACTTGTGCACGTCGTGTTATGAAAAGATTACATCTGGTGCGAAGTCGCCAGCGGCATCGTTTTCATTTGGCAGTTCGCCTTTAGACGACCTGCTTGGAGGTTTCTTTGCATCTGGTCAACCAGGCATGTCCGGTACGAGTCAAGGAATGCCTCAACAAGGTCCTCCTGCGGGAAATGGGGGCGGAGGTGTTCTGGATGAATTCGGACGGGACTTGAGTTCGTTGGTGAGAAACGGAAAGATTGATCCCGTGATTGGCCGCGACAAAGAAGTCGCCCGCGTCATTGAGATCCTAAATCGAAGAAACAAGAACAACCCAGTCCTTATTGGTGAGCCCGGAGTCGGTAAGACAGCAATTGCTGAAGGACTAGCGCTGAAAATTGCAGAAGGCGATGTTCCGTCCAAATTGAAAGGCAAACAGATTTACGCTTTAGACGTCTCATCGTTAGTAGCAGACACTGGAATTCGCGGACAGTTTGAGCAACGGATGAGACAATTAATTAGTGAGTTGGAACAGCGGCCAAATGTGATTTTGTTTATTGATGAAGTTCACTTGTTGGTCGGAGCAGGTTCTGCACAAGGATCGATGGATGCTGGGAACATTTTGAAGCCTGCGTTGGCACGGGGAGAAATCCAGGTTGTCGGTGCGACAACGCTCAAGGAGTACAAAGCAATTGAAAAAGACGCGGCACTCGAGCGTCGCTTTCAACCAATTATGGTGTCTGAGCCCACTATAGCTGAAGCCACGGCGATTCTGGAGGGCTTGCAACAGCAGTACGAGAAGTACCACCATGTTCGTTATACAGATGACGCCCTTCGTGCCTGTGTGACACTCTCAAACCGGTACATCCAGGACAGGTTTCTGCCTGACAAAGCAATTGATTTAATGGATGAGGCGGGATCAAAAGCGAACCTGACCCTTGCCGGTGACAATGGTGAAGATTTGACATTACAGCTTGAACAGACTGTAAAGAGGAAGCAGGAGGCAACAAAAAATGAGCAATACGAACTAGCTGCCAAGCTGCGTGATGAGGAAGAAAAGCTTCGAAGAAAGTTGAATGAGGCAGCCCCGCAGACGCAGACGGCCGAAGTGACACTAGCGCAGATACAGCAGATTGTTGAGGAGAAGACCGGTATTCCGGTGCAAAAACTCCAACAAAGCGAGCAGAATCGACTAAAGGACCTGGACTCGCGTCTAGGCGAAAAGGTCATTGGTCAAAGGGATGCAGTCAAAAAGGTAGCCAAAGCGATTCGAAGAAGTCGTGCAGGCTTGAAAGCTGCCAATCGTCCGATTGGATCGTTCCTGTTCGTAGGCCCAACTGGTGTTGGTAAGACGGAGTTGGCTCGTCAATTGGCGGAAGAGTTGTTTGGTACAAAAGACGCCATGATTCGGCTTGACATGAGCGAGTACATGGAAAAACACAGTGTTTCCAAGCTCATTGGTTCACCTCCGGGATATGTGGGCTATGATGAGGCGGGACAACTGACAGAGCGCGTTCGAAGAAAGCCGTATAGTCTGGTTTTGCTGGACGAGATTGAGAAGGCACATCCGGACGTTCAGCACATGTTCTTGCAGATTATGGAGGACGGCAGGTTAACGGACAGCCAGGGTCGCGTAGTCAGCTTTAAGGATACATTGATTATCATGACGAGCAATGCCGGTGTCGTCGATAGGAAAGCTGCTGTGGGATTTGGCGTGGATGAAGAACAATCCAAGTCACAAAACCACCTCAGTGCACTGGGAATGTTCTTCAAGCCAGAGTTTCTGAATCGATTTGACGCCGTTATTGAGTTTGAGTCCCTTCATGAAGAGGAACTCAGGAAGATTGTTGACTTATTACTAGCCGATGTAAGAACCAATCTCTCCGAGCAGGGGATAGCTTTAAGCTGGAGTGACGAAGTTGCTCGTCATATTGGCCTCAAAGGCTATCACCCGGCATATGGTGCACGACCGCTGCGCAGAATGATTCAGGAAATCGTGGAAGACCCGATTGCTGACTTGCTCCTTGACGAGGAGAAGGTAAATGAGATTATACTTCAGGTTGTGGACAATCAGGTGACATTGGAGAGCAAGTAA
- a CDS encoding MFS transporter, protein MRFTDLHRNVKIRIYVLFAFGTVQATTMPFMAIYFAQNLGEALTGILLTMSIVASMFSGMLGGFYADRFGRKKLMVGSEAVFLLAYLVMAFANSPWLHSPSLTFAMFLFTNVCWGIYGPADEAMLIDVTTSESRPFVYSIFYWVWNLTMAVGASIGAVLFEHYRFFLFTAMSIVLLGTLLTTIFKIEETFHPNHVIHPGAQGDVETNARRRFSFKRLLPNGILKNYASVMKDTTFVKYIFAGMLVMAVEFQLSNYIGIHFSKDIVHQSLIHIKNFHIWIDGVKMLGFLQTENTIIVVLLASIAVRIVNRYPDRRVLFFSILLNTVGYSFMIVVNAPWVLMGLMVIATIGEISSVPIRQTYLGDIAPSAARSSYVAANGLTFDGSQIMASLGVMLGAVVSPWMMAALSLASGIGGFLLFYSIVPAVHRRRKQNDEVSVQGDAGSVSL, encoded by the coding sequence ATGCGCTTTACAGACCTGCACCGTAACGTGAAAATAAGAATTTATGTACTATTTGCCTTTGGCACAGTACAAGCAACAACTATGCCGTTTATGGCAATTTACTTTGCACAGAACTTGGGTGAGGCACTGACGGGAATACTGCTGACAATGAGTATTGTGGCAAGTATGTTCAGCGGCATGCTGGGCGGATTTTATGCCGACAGGTTTGGCAGGAAAAAACTTATGGTCGGATCAGAGGCCGTATTTTTGCTTGCATACCTGGTGATGGCCTTTGCCAATAGTCCCTGGCTTCATTCTCCGTCACTTACCTTCGCTATGTTTTTGTTCACAAACGTATGTTGGGGGATTTACGGCCCAGCAGATGAAGCCATGCTGATTGATGTGACTACGTCAGAAAGCAGACCGTTTGTCTACTCGATTTTTTACTGGGTATGGAATCTAACCATGGCTGTAGGTGCCAGCATTGGTGCTGTATTGTTTGAACACTACCGCTTTTTTCTCTTTACAGCCATGTCGATTGTCTTGCTTGGGACCCTGTTAACTACTATCTTCAAAATTGAAGAGACGTTCCATCCCAACCATGTGATTCATCCGGGAGCACAAGGCGATGTAGAAACAAACGCGCGCCGTCGATTCAGCTTTAAAAGGCTGCTGCCAAATGGCATTTTAAAAAACTACGCGTCTGTAATGAAGGACACTACGTTTGTGAAATACATTTTTGCAGGAATGTTGGTGATGGCTGTAGAATTTCAGTTATCAAATTATATCGGTATCCACTTTTCCAAAGATATCGTGCATCAGTCTCTAATCCACATTAAGAATTTTCATATTTGGATTGACGGCGTGAAAATGCTTGGCTTTTTGCAAACTGAAAACACCATTATAGTGGTTTTGCTTGCGAGCATCGCTGTGCGGATTGTGAATCGATACCCGGACAGGAGAGTTCTGTTCTTCAGTATCTTGCTGAACACTGTTGGATACAGTTTTATGATTGTGGTCAATGCACCTTGGGTTTTGATGGGGCTGATGGTCATAGCGACAATTGGGGAAATATCGTCCGTGCCGATTCGGCAGACCTATCTGGGTGATATTGCGCCCAGTGCGGCACGGAGTTCGTATGTGGCTGCCAACGGCTTGACTTTTGACGGTTCTCAAATCATGGCGTCTCTCGGTGTCATGCTTGGCGCCGTAGTATCGCCTTGGATGATGGCTGCATTGAGTTTGGCATCGGGTATTGGCGGTTTTCTGCTGTTCTACTCCATCGTCCCGGCTGTGCACCGCCGGAGAAAACAAAACGATGAGGTATCAGTGCAAGGTGATGCTGGCTCAGTGTCACTCTAA
- a CDS encoding PT domain-containing protein has protein sequence MVSRLGAGLVNQPVNRPVNQPVNQPVNQPVNQPVNRPVNRPVNRPVNRPVNRPVNQPVNRPVNRPVNRPVSA, from the coding sequence GTGGTGAGTAGGCTGGGAGCAGGTTTAGTGAATCAGCCAGTGAATCGGCCAGTGAATCAGCCAGTGAATCAGCCAGTGAATCAGCCAGTGAATCAGCCAGTGAATCGGCCAGTGAATCGGCCAGTGAATCGGCCAGTGAATCGGCCAGTGAATCGGCCAGTGAATCAGCCAGTGAATCGGCCAGTGAATCGGCCAGTGAATCGGCCAGTTAGTGCCTGA
- a CDS encoding DUF302 domain-containing protein, with protein MDFEYTAVTTKSVDEVVEALKDALKGHKFGVLWDFDLAGTLQSKGIEYNSPYRILEVCNPKVAGEVVSTNAKAGYFLPCKMVVYEENGKTLIGLTKPTTLIGLAGDSRLASYAEDVETSLTQAIDEVK; from the coding sequence ATGGATTTTGAATATACAGCAGTGACAACCAAGTCAGTAGACGAGGTCGTTGAGGCGCTAAAGGATGCATTAAAGGGGCATAAATTTGGCGTGTTGTGGGACTTTGATTTAGCTGGGACTTTGCAGTCTAAAGGAATTGAGTACAATTCTCCATACCGCATCTTAGAAGTATGCAATCCCAAAGTTGCTGGTGAAGTGGTTTCTACGAATGCAAAAGCGGGCTACTTTCTTCCATGCAAAATGGTGGTCTACGAAGAAAACGGAAAAACCCTTATTGGACTCACAAAACCCACTACTTTAATCGGACTTGCGGGTGACAGTCGTTTGGCTTCCTATGCAGAAGACGTTGAGACTTCCTTAACCCAAGCTATTGATGAAGTAAAGTAA
- a CDS encoding DUF421 domain-containing protein, whose amino-acid sequence MPSVGEILLKSVVSFAVLFIFARWMGKRQIAQLTFFDYVAGITIGNMAASWALAEVISRTALTGLVVWTVLSSVLAMIERNSYRVRVLLDGKPTVLVEQGKLLEENLKKVQISLNEFMVLLRQKDVFDLSEVDYAVMENNGKVSVRKKPERQPVTKKDLHVPVAPEAVPQFLVIGGQIIDKTLQQLGYSRKWLQTELEKQGVADPSDVFAAQLDSKGVLYLDMYKDLTVHPQVQAKPLLLASLKKAEADLEMYSLQTEDREARGLYESLARETQDIIRRMTPFLQS is encoded by the coding sequence GTGCCTTCTGTGGGAGAAATTTTGCTTAAGTCCGTGGTTTCTTTTGCTGTCCTCTTCATTTTTGCTCGATGGATGGGAAAACGCCAAATTGCGCAACTGACGTTTTTTGACTACGTAGCCGGAATCACAATTGGAAACATGGCTGCCAGTTGGGCTTTAGCCGAAGTAATTTCGAGAACTGCATTGACGGGATTGGTTGTCTGGACGGTCTTATCAAGTGTCCTCGCAATGATTGAACGGAATTCATACCGTGTGCGCGTTCTGTTGGACGGTAAGCCTACTGTCCTTGTAGAACAAGGAAAACTCCTAGAGGAAAACCTGAAAAAGGTACAAATATCGTTAAACGAGTTTATGGTTTTGCTTCGACAGAAAGATGTTTTTGACTTATCAGAAGTGGACTATGCCGTTATGGAGAACAACGGGAAAGTGAGTGTTCGGAAAAAACCGGAGAGACAGCCTGTTACTAAAAAAGACTTACATGTGCCCGTCGCTCCAGAAGCCGTGCCACAGTTTCTTGTCATCGGCGGTCAAATTATAGATAAAACTCTCCAGCAGCTGGGTTATTCAAGAAAATGGCTGCAAACGGAACTCGAAAAGCAGGGAGTGGCAGATCCATCTGATGTGTTTGCTGCACAGCTTGATTCTAAAGGAGTGCTTTATCTTGACATGTACAAGGACTTGACTGTACATCCGCAAGTGCAAGCAAAGCCGTTGCTGCTGGCATCTCTAAAGAAGGCTGAGGCGGATTTGGAAATGTATTCGCTGCAGACAGAGGACCGTGAAGCGAGAGGGCTTTATGAAAGCCTGGCACGTGAAACACAAGACATCATTCGTCGTATGACACCATTCCTTCAGTCCTGA
- a CDS encoding ketopantoate reductase family protein, with protein MHIVVFGAGAVGGYFGGKLAQTGNPVTFLVRQNRYHQLKTSGLTIQSVHGNFTIQPELALSPEEIDKPDVVLLAVKNYHLDGAMSQLQTLVNKGAKILPLLNGVEHIDVLLRNFGDQHVLGGTCYIESTLDAEGGIVHTSPMHDIVFGSLGHVNEEWLGELLHVFQRSGINVTQSHAILKDMWTKFVFLTSISGLTAAARSPIGVILNDAVARELLEHVIREVVQVANLRGIKLPVEETIRNTMTKMEGMSPTMTSSLHRDLEKGLPLEISSLQGAVVKMAIESGLAVPHVASVYAVLHPFETGQK; from the coding sequence ATGCATATCGTCGTATTTGGTGCTGGGGCTGTTGGAGGCTATTTTGGCGGGAAGTTAGCTCAGACAGGGAACCCTGTGACTTTTTTAGTCAGACAAAACCGATATCATCAATTAAAAACATCTGGACTCACTATACAGAGTGTTCACGGAAACTTTACTATCCAACCTGAATTGGCACTCTCCCCCGAAGAAATTGACAAGCCTGATGTAGTGCTTTTAGCCGTCAAGAATTACCACCTTGATGGCGCAATGAGCCAACTTCAAACCCTTGTGAATAAGGGGGCAAAGATTCTACCGCTGCTGAACGGCGTAGAACACATAGATGTGCTTCTGAGGAATTTTGGTGACCAACACGTTCTTGGCGGTACCTGCTACATCGAGTCAACCCTGGATGCTGAAGGCGGTATCGTACATACCAGTCCAATGCATGACATTGTATTTGGCTCTCTGGGTCATGTTAATGAGGAATGGCTGGGAGAATTGCTGCATGTGTTTCAAAGAAGCGGCATCAACGTCACGCAGAGTCACGCCATTCTCAAAGACATGTGGACCAAGTTTGTCTTTCTAACATCCATCAGCGGATTAACGGCCGCAGCCAGAAGTCCAATTGGAGTCATCCTTAACGATGCAGTTGCAAGAGAACTCCTTGAACATGTGATCCGAGAGGTCGTTCAAGTAGCAAACCTCCGAGGCATCAAATTACCGGTTGAAGAAACAATAAGAAATACTATGACAAAAATGGAGGGAATGTCTCCAACCATGACGTCCTCATTGCACCGTGATTTAGAAAAAGGGTTGCCTCTTGAAATCAGCAGTCTGCAGGGAGCAGTGGTCAAAATGGCAATCGAGTCAGGACTTGCCGTACCGCATGTAGCATCTGTCTATGCGGTGTTGCACCCTTTTGAAACAGGACAGAAATAA